A single genomic interval of Prunus dulcis chromosome 5, ALMONDv2, whole genome shotgun sequence harbors:
- the LOC117627263 gene encoding WD repeat-containing protein 7 isoform X2 — MKCRSVACIWSGTPPSHRVTAAAALSHPPTLYTGGSDGSIIWWNLHSSDSNLEIVPMAMLCGHAAPIADLGICDPLVVSGSEGRDSLGDGDGDGEVSSSPHSHGALISACADGMLCVWSRSSGHCRRRRKLPPWVGSPSMVRTLPSNQRYVCIACCFVDSVHLLDHHSVESSEVGEVLGDRESQHKKPPKCTVVIVDSYTLSIVQTVFHGNLSIGSLKFMDVVSLTEDQEKHAVVMADSFGRLQLVSIPKNPHQDKEGGTGLHPSSQLEMTVCAEGLSEGGNVMSIATCGNVVAFVLKSRCIFRLLPSGNTIGEISSVDDLLCEKSDSTQSHMVGGLFLEIENVDNLPNTQESDEIFSRNFAVWNNKGLSIVYSISYSKGMFKCESLCEIPANTHPLDVRLSISFIQMGHYILRIESLCFDAEEPLQWKPHVTIWSTCRKHDDHGNLCLWFKLHGVGCSLVDWTANSTSSNESECPGDMETKLTSSKSFGSSSGSVNGYDNDNLGLVNKRGVVSSSMVISETFFAPYAVVYGFFTGEIEIVRFDLFEGLSSLGGSSHHEVKPQISRQFFLGHTGAVLCLAAHRMVGIAKGWSFNQVLVSGSMDCTVRIWDLDTGNLITVMHQHVGPVRQIILPPAHTYRPWSDCFLSVGEDSCVALASLETLRVERIFPGHPSYPAKVVWDGGRGYIVCLCRNHSGTSDAVDILYIWDVKTGARERVLRGTPSHSMFDHFCKGISMNSISGSVLNGNTSVSSLLLPVIEDGISTHSHPNNSEKLGASTNLVPGTMVESNTSRISKGDSEKLFPAPAATLQSNKHPIKSYCPFPGIAALSFDLASLVFPYQKHDLIASGSDNKQDNYVKGQGSETSSPHHKPLGNGPGVHRTSNAIVEEIEWIKTLEECLLRFSLASLHLWNVDPELDNLLITDMKLKRPKSFIVASGFQGDKGSLTLTFPNLSATLELWRMSSEFCAMRSLTMVSLAQRMISLSHTSSNASSALAAFYTRNFADKMPDIKPPLLQLLVSFWQDESKHVRMAARSLFHCAASRAIPLPLCNLKASGRTNLSSLSGLGENEHVNSNIEETSANRLHSDQLAETQRVSKVEEFNILAWLQSFEMQDWISCVGGTSQDAMTSHIIVAAALAIWYPSLVKPCLAMLVVHPLMKLVMAMNEKYSSTAAELLAEGMESTWKQCISSEIPRLIGDIFFQIECVSGPSVNSAAQSLAVPVGLREILVGFLLPSLAVADVPGFLTVMESQIWSTASDSPVHLVSLMTLIRVVRGSPRYLAQYLDKTCR; from the exons TCCGATGGCTCCATCATCTGGTGGAACCTCCATTCTTCCGATTCCAACTTG GAGATTGTGCCAATGGCTATGTTGTGTGGCCATGCTGCGCCCATAGCCGACCTTGGCATTTGTGATCCACTTGTGGTTTCGGGGAGTGAAGGAAGAGACTCTTtaggtgatggtgatggtgatggtgaggTGAGCTCTAGCCCCCATAGTCATGGCGCATTAATCAGTGCGTGTGCTGATGGCATGTTGTGTGTGTGGAGCAGAAGCAGCGGGCATTGCCGACGCAGAAGGAAGTTGCCGCCTTGGGTTGGCAGTCCGTCCATGGTTAGGACATTGCCTTCGAATCAACGGTATGTATGTATTGCATGCTGTTTTGTTGATAGTGTGCATTTGTTGGACCATCATTCCGTTGAATCAAGTGAAGTGGGGGAGGTGTTGGGGGATAGAGAGTCTCAGCATAAGAAACCCCCCAAATGCACTGTGGTTATTGTTGACTCCTATACGCTTAGCATTGTCCAAACTGTTTTTCATGGAAACTTGTCAATTGGTTCATTGAAGTTTATGGATGTGGTTTCATTAACTGAGGATCAGGAGAAGCATGCTGTAGTTATGGCAGATTCATTTGGTAGGCTACAGCTGGTTTCAATACCAAAGAATCCACACCAAGATAAGGAGGGTGGCACTGGTTTGCATCCAAGTTCTCAGTTGGAAATGACTGTTTGTGCAGAGGGGTTAAGTGAGGGAGGAAATGTAATGTCAATTGCAACTTGTGGGAATGTTGTCGCTTTTGTGTTAAAAAGTCGCTGCATATTTAGACTATTGCCTAGTGGCAATACAATAGGAGAGATTTCTTCTGTGGACGATCTCCTTTGTGAAAAAAGTGATTCTACTCAATCACATATGGTGGGTGGTTTGtttcttgaaattgaaaatgttgacaATTTACCAAATACCCAAGAATctgatgaaattttttcaagaaaCTTTGCTGTTTGGAATAACAAAGGTCTTTCAATTGTTTACTCGATATCATATTCTAAAGGTATGTTTAAGTGTGAGTCACTCTGTGAAATCCCTGCCAACACTCATCCACTTGATGTGAGACTATCAATTAGTTTCATTCAAATGGGCCATTATATTCTTCGCATTGAATCACTTTGCTTTGATGCTGAAGAACCTTTACAGTGGAAACCCCATGTTACAATCTGGTCTACATGTCGGAAACATGATGACCATGGGAATTTGTGCCTATGGTTTAAATTGCATGGCGTAGGCTGTTCTTTGGTAGACTGGACTGCAAATTCTACCTCAAGTAATGAATCTGAGTGCCCAGGTGATATGGAGACCAAACTAACATCTTCAAAATCTTTTGGTTCAAGCTCAGGAAGTGTAAATGGTTATGATAATGACAATCTTGGTTTAGTTAATAAAAGAGGGGTTGTGTCTTCTTCCATGGTTATTTCTGAAACATTCTTTGCTCCTTATGCTGTTGTGTATGGCTTCTTTACTGGAGAAATAGAGATTGTTcgatttgatttgtttgagggCCTATCTTCTCTTGGTGGGAGCTCACATCATGAGGTGAAGCCGCAGATATCTAGACAGTTCTTTTTAGGGCACACAGGTGCTGTTCTCTGTTTGGCAGCACATAGGATGGTGGGTATTGCGAAAGGGTGGAGTTTCAATCAGGTTTTGGTGTCTGGAAGCATGGATTGCACAGTTCGCATATGGGATCTTGACACTGGAAATCTGATCACTGTAATGCACCAACATGTGGGCCCAGTGCGCCAAATAATTCTTCCCCCAGCTCATACCTACCGTCCTTGGAGTGATTGTTTTCTCTCAGTTGGGGAGGACTCATGTGTTGCACTAGCTTCTCTTGAGACTTTGCGAGTAGAGAGAATTTTTCCTGGGCATCCCAGCTATCCTGCAAAAGTTGTATGGGATGGTGGAAGAGGTTATATTGTGTGCTTGTGCCGAAACCATTCAGGAACATCTGATGCCGTTGATATTCTGTACATTTGGGATGTAAAGACAGGTGCTCGAGAGCGAGTCCTTCGAGGAACACCATCTCATTCAATGTTTGACCATTTCTGTAAAGGCATCAGCATGAATTCCATTTCTGGAAGTGTATTGAATGGGAATACCTCAGTTTCCTCATTACTTCTTCCAGTAATTGAAGATGGGATCTCAACTCACTCTCATCCGAATAATTCAGAAAAATTGGGCGCTTCAACAAATTTGGTGCCTGGTACTATGGTTGAGTCCAATACTTCCAGAATTAGTAAAGGTGATTCTGAAAAACTATTTCCAGCCCCTGCGGCGACCCTTCAAAGCAACAAGCATCCAATCAAGTCCTATTGCCCTTTCCCTGGAATTGCTGCTCTGAGTTTTGACCTTGCATCATTAGTGTTTCCTTATCAGAAGCATGACCTGATAGCAAGTGGCAGTGATAATAAACAGGATAACTATGTGAAGGGACAGGGATCTGAGACATCAAGTCCCCACCACAAGCCTTTAGGTAATGGACCTGGTGTGCATAGGACCTCGAATGCTATTGTTGAAGAGATTGAATGGATTAAGACGCTTGAAGAATGTTTACTTCGATTTAGCTTGGCATCTTTACACTTGTGGAATGTAGATCCCGAGCTTGATAACTTGCTTATAACTGACATGAAGTTGAAGAGACCCAAGAGCTTTATTGTAGCTTCTGGTTTTCAAGGCGACAAAGGGTCTTTGACGTTGACATTTCCTAATTTGAGTGCAACTCTTGAG CTTTGGAGAATGTCATCAGAGTTTTGCGCAATGAGGTCACTCACAATGGTGTCTCTTGCCCAACGCATGATTAGCCTATCACACACCAGTTCCAATGCCAGCAG TGCTTTAGCAGCATTTTATACTAGGAACTTTGCAGACAAAATGCCAGATATAAAACCACCCTTACTTCAG CTTTTGGTGAGTTTCTGGCAAGATGAAAGCAAACATGTACGTATGGCTGCACGCTCTCTATTCCACTGTGCTGCTTCACGGGCGATTCCACTTCCACTATGTAATCTAAAAGCAAGTGGTCGCACAAATCTGAGCTCTCTAAGTGGACTTGGAGAAAATGAACATGTAAATTCAAACATAGAAGAAACATCTGCTAACAGATTGCATTCTGACCAGCTGGCAGAAACACAAAGGGTTTCTAAGGTTGAAGAATTTAATATTCTTGCATGGCTACAATCATTTGAGATGCAAGACTGGATTTCTTGTGTTGGGGGGACAAGCCAAGACGCGATGACATCTCATATTATTGTTGCTGCAGCTTTGGCTATTTGGTACCCAAGTCTTGTAAAGCCATGTCTTGCTATGCTTGTTGTTCATCCATTAATGAAGCTGGTTATGGCCATGAATGAGAAATATAGTTCAACTGCAGCAGAGCTCCTTGCTGAAGGTATGGAGAGTACGTGGAAACAATGCATCAGTTCTGAAATACCTCGTCTGATTGGGGATATATTTTTCCAGATAGAGTGTGTAAGTGGTCCATCTGTCAACTCGGCTGCACAAAGTTTAGCTGTACCGGTTGGCCTTCGGGAGATATTGGTcggttttcttcttccaagtttAGCTGTGGCTGATGTCCCAGGGTTTTTAACTGTTATGGAAAGCCAAATCTGGTCTACTGCATCTGATTCACCTGTTCATCTAGTATCTCTTATGACTCTGATCAGGGTTGTGCGTGGTTCTCCAAGATACTTGGCTCAATACCTTGATAAG ACTTGCAGGTAA
- the LOC117627263 gene encoding WD repeat-containing protein 7 isoform X1: MKCRSVACIWSGTPPSHRVTAAAALSHPPTLYTGGSDGSIIWWNLHSSDSNLEIVPMAMLCGHAAPIADLGICDPLVVSGSEGRDSLGDGDGDGEVSSSPHSHGALISACADGMLCVWSRSSGHCRRRRKLPPWVGSPSMVRTLPSNQRYVCIACCFVDSVHLLDHHSVESSEVGEVLGDRESQHKKPPKCTVVIVDSYTLSIVQTVFHGNLSIGSLKFMDVVSLTEDQEKHAVVMADSFGRLQLVSIPKNPHQDKEGGTGLHPSSQLEMTVCAEGLSEGGNVMSIATCGNVVAFVLKSRCIFRLLPSGNTIGEISSVDDLLCEKSDSTQSHMVGGLFLEIENVDNLPNTQESDEIFSRNFAVWNNKGLSIVYSISYSKGMFKCESLCEIPANTHPLDVRLSISFIQMGHYILRIESLCFDAEEPLQWKPHVTIWSTCRKHDDHGNLCLWFKLHGVGCSLVDWTANSTSSNESECPGDMETKLTSSKSFGSSSGSVNGYDNDNLGLVNKRGVVSSSMVISETFFAPYAVVYGFFTGEIEIVRFDLFEGLSSLGGSSHHEVKPQISRQFFLGHTGAVLCLAAHRMVGIAKGWSFNQVLVSGSMDCTVRIWDLDTGNLITVMHQHVGPVRQIILPPAHTYRPWSDCFLSVGEDSCVALASLETLRVERIFPGHPSYPAKVVWDGGRGYIVCLCRNHSGTSDAVDILYIWDVKTGARERVLRGTPSHSMFDHFCKGISMNSISGSVLNGNTSVSSLLLPVIEDGISTHSHPNNSEKLGASTNLVPGTMVESNTSRISKGDSEKLFPAPAATLQSNKHPIKSYCPFPGIAALSFDLASLVFPYQKHDLIASGSDNKQDNYVKGQGSETSSPHHKPLGNGPGVHRTSNAIVEEIEWIKTLEECLLRFSLASLHLWNVDPELDNLLITDMKLKRPKSFIVASGFQGDKGSLTLTFPNLSATLELWRMSSEFCAMRSLTMVSLAQRMISLSHTSSNASSALAAFYTRNFADKMPDIKPPLLQLLVSFWQDESKHVRMAARSLFHCAASRAIPLPLCNLKASGRTNLSSLSGLGENEHVNSNIEETSANRLHSDQLAETQRVSKVEEFNILAWLQSFEMQDWISCVGGTSQDAMTSHIIVAAALAIWYPSLVKPCLAMLVVHPLMKLVMAMNEKYSSTAAELLAEGMESTWKQCISSEIPRLIGDIFFQIECVSGPSVNSAAQSLAVPVGLREILVGFLLPSLAVADVPGFLTVMESQIWSTASDSPVHLVSLMTLIRVVRGSPRYLAQYLDKVIDFILQTVDPSNSVMRNTCFQSSMTALKEVVRAFPMVALNDTWTRLAVGDVIGERNNATIRVYDMQSVMKIKVLDASGPPGLPNLLAAGSEMMLITAISALSFSPDGEGLVAFSEHGLMIRWWSLGSVFWEKLSRNLVPVQCTKLIFVPPWEGFSPNSSRSSIMASIMGHDRQINIQEGTKGLSQADNLKLLIHNLDLSYRLEWVGERKVLLTRHGHELGTFLL, encoded by the exons TCCGATGGCTCCATCATCTGGTGGAACCTCCATTCTTCCGATTCCAACTTG GAGATTGTGCCAATGGCTATGTTGTGTGGCCATGCTGCGCCCATAGCCGACCTTGGCATTTGTGATCCACTTGTGGTTTCGGGGAGTGAAGGAAGAGACTCTTtaggtgatggtgatggtgatggtgaggTGAGCTCTAGCCCCCATAGTCATGGCGCATTAATCAGTGCGTGTGCTGATGGCATGTTGTGTGTGTGGAGCAGAAGCAGCGGGCATTGCCGACGCAGAAGGAAGTTGCCGCCTTGGGTTGGCAGTCCGTCCATGGTTAGGACATTGCCTTCGAATCAACGGTATGTATGTATTGCATGCTGTTTTGTTGATAGTGTGCATTTGTTGGACCATCATTCCGTTGAATCAAGTGAAGTGGGGGAGGTGTTGGGGGATAGAGAGTCTCAGCATAAGAAACCCCCCAAATGCACTGTGGTTATTGTTGACTCCTATACGCTTAGCATTGTCCAAACTGTTTTTCATGGAAACTTGTCAATTGGTTCATTGAAGTTTATGGATGTGGTTTCATTAACTGAGGATCAGGAGAAGCATGCTGTAGTTATGGCAGATTCATTTGGTAGGCTACAGCTGGTTTCAATACCAAAGAATCCACACCAAGATAAGGAGGGTGGCACTGGTTTGCATCCAAGTTCTCAGTTGGAAATGACTGTTTGTGCAGAGGGGTTAAGTGAGGGAGGAAATGTAATGTCAATTGCAACTTGTGGGAATGTTGTCGCTTTTGTGTTAAAAAGTCGCTGCATATTTAGACTATTGCCTAGTGGCAATACAATAGGAGAGATTTCTTCTGTGGACGATCTCCTTTGTGAAAAAAGTGATTCTACTCAATCACATATGGTGGGTGGTTTGtttcttgaaattgaaaatgttgacaATTTACCAAATACCCAAGAATctgatgaaattttttcaagaaaCTTTGCTGTTTGGAATAACAAAGGTCTTTCAATTGTTTACTCGATATCATATTCTAAAGGTATGTTTAAGTGTGAGTCACTCTGTGAAATCCCTGCCAACACTCATCCACTTGATGTGAGACTATCAATTAGTTTCATTCAAATGGGCCATTATATTCTTCGCATTGAATCACTTTGCTTTGATGCTGAAGAACCTTTACAGTGGAAACCCCATGTTACAATCTGGTCTACATGTCGGAAACATGATGACCATGGGAATTTGTGCCTATGGTTTAAATTGCATGGCGTAGGCTGTTCTTTGGTAGACTGGACTGCAAATTCTACCTCAAGTAATGAATCTGAGTGCCCAGGTGATATGGAGACCAAACTAACATCTTCAAAATCTTTTGGTTCAAGCTCAGGAAGTGTAAATGGTTATGATAATGACAATCTTGGTTTAGTTAATAAAAGAGGGGTTGTGTCTTCTTCCATGGTTATTTCTGAAACATTCTTTGCTCCTTATGCTGTTGTGTATGGCTTCTTTACTGGAGAAATAGAGATTGTTcgatttgatttgtttgagggCCTATCTTCTCTTGGTGGGAGCTCACATCATGAGGTGAAGCCGCAGATATCTAGACAGTTCTTTTTAGGGCACACAGGTGCTGTTCTCTGTTTGGCAGCACATAGGATGGTGGGTATTGCGAAAGGGTGGAGTTTCAATCAGGTTTTGGTGTCTGGAAGCATGGATTGCACAGTTCGCATATGGGATCTTGACACTGGAAATCTGATCACTGTAATGCACCAACATGTGGGCCCAGTGCGCCAAATAATTCTTCCCCCAGCTCATACCTACCGTCCTTGGAGTGATTGTTTTCTCTCAGTTGGGGAGGACTCATGTGTTGCACTAGCTTCTCTTGAGACTTTGCGAGTAGAGAGAATTTTTCCTGGGCATCCCAGCTATCCTGCAAAAGTTGTATGGGATGGTGGAAGAGGTTATATTGTGTGCTTGTGCCGAAACCATTCAGGAACATCTGATGCCGTTGATATTCTGTACATTTGGGATGTAAAGACAGGTGCTCGAGAGCGAGTCCTTCGAGGAACACCATCTCATTCAATGTTTGACCATTTCTGTAAAGGCATCAGCATGAATTCCATTTCTGGAAGTGTATTGAATGGGAATACCTCAGTTTCCTCATTACTTCTTCCAGTAATTGAAGATGGGATCTCAACTCACTCTCATCCGAATAATTCAGAAAAATTGGGCGCTTCAACAAATTTGGTGCCTGGTACTATGGTTGAGTCCAATACTTCCAGAATTAGTAAAGGTGATTCTGAAAAACTATTTCCAGCCCCTGCGGCGACCCTTCAAAGCAACAAGCATCCAATCAAGTCCTATTGCCCTTTCCCTGGAATTGCTGCTCTGAGTTTTGACCTTGCATCATTAGTGTTTCCTTATCAGAAGCATGACCTGATAGCAAGTGGCAGTGATAATAAACAGGATAACTATGTGAAGGGACAGGGATCTGAGACATCAAGTCCCCACCACAAGCCTTTAGGTAATGGACCTGGTGTGCATAGGACCTCGAATGCTATTGTTGAAGAGATTGAATGGATTAAGACGCTTGAAGAATGTTTACTTCGATTTAGCTTGGCATCTTTACACTTGTGGAATGTAGATCCCGAGCTTGATAACTTGCTTATAACTGACATGAAGTTGAAGAGACCCAAGAGCTTTATTGTAGCTTCTGGTTTTCAAGGCGACAAAGGGTCTTTGACGTTGACATTTCCTAATTTGAGTGCAACTCTTGAG CTTTGGAGAATGTCATCAGAGTTTTGCGCAATGAGGTCACTCACAATGGTGTCTCTTGCCCAACGCATGATTAGCCTATCACACACCAGTTCCAATGCCAGCAG TGCTTTAGCAGCATTTTATACTAGGAACTTTGCAGACAAAATGCCAGATATAAAACCACCCTTACTTCAG CTTTTGGTGAGTTTCTGGCAAGATGAAAGCAAACATGTACGTATGGCTGCACGCTCTCTATTCCACTGTGCTGCTTCACGGGCGATTCCACTTCCACTATGTAATCTAAAAGCAAGTGGTCGCACAAATCTGAGCTCTCTAAGTGGACTTGGAGAAAATGAACATGTAAATTCAAACATAGAAGAAACATCTGCTAACAGATTGCATTCTGACCAGCTGGCAGAAACACAAAGGGTTTCTAAGGTTGAAGAATTTAATATTCTTGCATGGCTACAATCATTTGAGATGCAAGACTGGATTTCTTGTGTTGGGGGGACAAGCCAAGACGCGATGACATCTCATATTATTGTTGCTGCAGCTTTGGCTATTTGGTACCCAAGTCTTGTAAAGCCATGTCTTGCTATGCTTGTTGTTCATCCATTAATGAAGCTGGTTATGGCCATGAATGAGAAATATAGTTCAACTGCAGCAGAGCTCCTTGCTGAAGGTATGGAGAGTACGTGGAAACAATGCATCAGTTCTGAAATACCTCGTCTGATTGGGGATATATTTTTCCAGATAGAGTGTGTAAGTGGTCCATCTGTCAACTCGGCTGCACAAAGTTTAGCTGTACCGGTTGGCCTTCGGGAGATATTGGTcggttttcttcttccaagtttAGCTGTGGCTGATGTCCCAGGGTTTTTAACTGTTATGGAAAGCCAAATCTGGTCTACTGCATCTGATTCACCTGTTCATCTAGTATCTCTTATGACTCTGATCAGGGTTGTGCGTGGTTCTCCAAGATACTTGGCTCAATACCTTGATAAG GTAATTGACTTCATTTTACAAACTGTGGATCCCAGCAACTCAGTCATGCGTAACACTTGCTTTCAAAGTTCAATGACTGCATTAAAGGAAGTTGTACGTGCATTCCCCATGGTAGCCCTGAATGATACATGGACCAGATTGGCTGTTGGGGATGTCATTGGAGAGAGAAACAATGCTACCATTCGGGTCTATGACATGCAAAG TGTTATGAAGATAAAAGTTTTGGATGCAAGTGGACCTCCCGGACTTCCAAATTTACTTGCAGCCGGTTCAGAAATGATGCTAATTACTGCAATTTCAGCTTTGAGCTTTTCCCCTGATGGAGAG GGGCTGGTTGCTTTCTCTGAGCATGGATTGATGATCAGATGGTGGTCACTGGGATCTGTATTTTGGGAGAAACTGAGTCGAAACTTAGTTCCTGTCCAGTGCACAAAATTGATCTTTGTTCCTCCTTGGGAGGGATTCTCACCGAATTCTTCTAGGTCAAGCATAATGGCAAGCATTATGGGACACGATAGGCAAATCAATATTCAG GAAGGCACGAAGGGTTTGAGTCAGGCAGACAATTTGAAACTGTTGATTCATAATCTTGACCTCTCCTATCGGCTAGAATGGGTTGGTGAACGGAAAGTACTTCTTACGAGGCATGGCCATGAGTTGGGAACTTTCCTGTTGTGA